In a genomic window of Methylobacter sp. YRD-M1:
- a CDS encoding tRNA1(Val) (adenine(37)-N6)-methyltransferase, translating into MSVFNFQQFSVQQEQSAMKVCTDSILFGAMAPVSCGERVLDIGAGTGLLSLMAAQLGAGCVTAVELTEEAYRECSFNFGASPWADRLEAVHQDIQSFALKAGQPYDLVISNPPFFENHLGAEDSLRHIARHTDQLGYADLIEIADRLVSPQGLLYLLLPVHAVPKFAAAASAAGLHLIRQTDYHGFAHSKARVAALIFSRTAAALVKERLTVYESSGVYTQACERYLSTFLLRFLKARKAIDTHPCASD; encoded by the coding sequence ATGTCGGTTTTCAATTTCCAGCAGTTCTCGGTACAGCAGGAACAGTCGGCCATGAAAGTCTGCACCGATAGTATTCTGTTTGGCGCCATGGCGCCCGTTAGCTGCGGCGAGCGGGTGCTCGATATCGGCGCGGGCACGGGACTGCTGTCGCTGATGGCCGCGCAGCTGGGTGCCGGGTGTGTGACGGCTGTGGAACTGACTGAAGAGGCTTATCGGGAATGCAGCTTCAATTTCGGTGCGAGTCCATGGGCGGATCGCCTGGAGGCGGTGCATCAGGATATTCAAAGCTTTGCCCTCAAGGCCGGTCAGCCATACGATCTGGTCATCAGCAATCCGCCGTTTTTCGAAAACCATCTTGGAGCCGAAGACTCGCTCAGGCATATCGCCCGGCATACTGATCAGCTTGGCTATGCCGACTTGATCGAGATTGCCGATCGCTTGGTGTCGCCGCAGGGGCTGCTGTATCTGTTGCTGCCCGTTCATGCCGTGCCGAAGTTTGCCGCTGCCGCATCGGCGGCAGGTCTCCATCTGATCAGGCAGACCGATTATCATGGCTTCGCACACAGCAAGGCCAGGGTTGCCGCACTGATCTTCAGCCGTACGGCCGCTGCTTTGGTAAAGGAGAGGTTGACTGTCTATGAGTCGTCAGGCGTTTATACGCAAGCATGCGAACGGTATTTGTCGACTTTTTTGCTGCGGTTTTTAAAAGCGCGAAAAGCAATCGACACACATCCCTGTGCATCTGACTGA